From the genome of Populus trichocarpa isolate Nisqually-1 chromosome 15, P.trichocarpa_v4.1, whole genome shotgun sequence, one region includes:
- the LOC18105572 gene encoding homeobox-leucine zipper protein HDG11: MEYGSVGGGTSGGGGGDHDSSDPQRRKKRYHRHTALQIQKLESMFKECPHPDEKQRLQLSRELGLAPRQIKFWFQNRRTQMKAQHERADNSSLRAENDKIRCENIAIREALKNVICPSCGGPPVTEDSYFDEHKLRMENVQLKEELDRVSSIAAKYIGRPISQLPPVQPFHISSLDLSMGNFGAQGIGGPSLDLDLIPTSSNLAFQPPVISDMDKSLMTDVAANAMEELLRLLQTNEPLWMKSSADGRDVLNLDSYQRIFPRATSHLKNPNVRIEASRDSGVVIMNGVALVDMFMDSNKWVESFPTMVSVAKTIEVISSGMLGSHSGSLQLMYEELQVLSPLVPTREFCILRYCQQIEQGLWAIVSVSYDIPQFASQFRCHRLPSGCLIQDMPNGYSKVTWVEHVEIEDKTTTHQLYRDLIHSGMAFGAERWLATLQRMCERVACQMVSGNSTRDLGGVIPSPEGKRSMMKLAQRMVSSFCSSISTSNSHRWSTLSGLHDVGVRVTLHKSTDPGQPNGVVLSAATTFSLPVSPQNVFSFFKDERTRPQWDVLSSGNAVQEVAHITNGSHPGNCISVLRAYNTSQNNMLILQESCVDSSGSLVVYCPVDLPAINIAMSGEDPSYIPLLPSGFAISPDGRPDQGDGASTSSNTQGSTARLSGSLITVAFQILVSSLPSAKLNLESVNTVNNLIGTTVQQIKAAMNCPSS; this comes from the exons ATGGAGTATGGCAGTGTTGGAGGAGGAACTAGTGGCGGTGGTGGTGGAGACCATGACTCCTCTGATCCTCAAAGGAGGAAGAAGCGTTATCACCGCCACACTGCTCTCCAGATTCAGAAGTTGGAGTC AATGTTTAAGGAGTGTCCACACCCAGATGAGAAACAAAGGTTACAGTTAAGTAGAGAGTTGGGTTTGGCACCAAGACAGATCAAGTTTTGGTTTCAAAACAGGAGGACCCAGATGAAG GCTCAACATGAAAGAGCAGATAACTCTTCTCTTAGAGCTGAGAATGATAAGATCCGATGTGAGAATATAGCCATTAGAGAGGCACTCAAGAATGTAATATGCCCCTCTTGTGGGGGTCCTCCTGTTACGGAGGATTCCTATTTTGATGAACACAAACTAAGAATGGAGAATGTTCAATTGAAAGAAGAG CTTGATAGAGTTTCTAGCATTGCTGCTAAATACATAGGGAGGCCAATTTCCCAACTCCCTCCAGTGCAACCTTTTCACATTTCTTCCTTGGATTTATCAATGGGGAATTTTGGGGCCCAAGGGATTGGTGGCCCTTCACTTGATCTTGATCTTATCCCAACTAGTTCAAATTTGGCTTTCCAACCTCCAGTCATTTCGGATATGGACAAGTCCCTTATGACTGATGTTGCTGCAAATGCTATGGAGGAATTGTTAAGGCTTTTGCAAACCAACGAACCTTTGTGGATGAAATCGTCCGCTGATGGGAGAGATGTTCTTAATCTCGATAGCTACCAGAGGATCTTTCCAAGGGCTACGAGTCACTTAAAGAATCCCAATGTTCGAATAGAAGCATCCCGAGATTCAGGTGTTGTTATCATGAATGGTGTAGCTTTGGTTGACATGTTTATGGATTCA AACAAGTGGGTCGAATCATTTCCCACGATGGTGTCTGTGGCAAAGACCATTGAAGTAATTTCATCTGGAATGTTGGGTAGTCACAGTGGTTCTTTGCAACTG ATGTATGAAGAGTTGCAGGTGCTTTCACCCCTGGTTCCGACTCGGGAATTCTGTATCCTCCGGTATTGTCAGCAAATTGAGCAAGGCTTATGGGCAATTGTTAGTGTTTCATATGATATTCCACAGTTTGCCTCCCAATTTCGATGTCATAGGCTTCCCTCTGGATGCTTGATTCAGGATATGCCAAATGGATACTCAAAG GTTACTTGGGTGGAACATGTAGAGATCGAAGACAAAACCACAACTCATCAGCTTTATAGGGATCTCATTCACAGTGGTATGGCTTTTGGAGCTGAACGATGGCTTGCTACACTTCAAAGGATGTGCGAAAGAGTGGCATGTCAAATGGTGTCCGGCAATTCGACCCGGGATCTTGGAGGAG TAATTCCATCACCAGAAGGTAAGAGAAGCATGATGAAACTTGCCCAACGAATGGTCAGCAGTTTCTGTTCTAGCATAAGCACATCTAACAGCCACCGATGGAGCACACTATCTGGGTTGCATGATGTTGGAGTTCGAGTTACACTCCATAAGAGCACGGATCCTGGCCAACCTAATGGTGTAGTTCTAAGTGCAGCTACCACATTTTCACTTCCAGTTTCTCCTCAAAATGTCTTCAGTTTCTTCAAGGATGAAAGAACCCGACCACAG tgGGATGTACTCTCTAGCGGCAATGCAGTCCAAGAAGTTGCCCATATCACAAATGGTTCACATCCCGGGAACTGCATATCTGTTCTTCGA GCCTACAACACTAGTCAGAACAATATGTTAATACTGCAAGAGAGCTGTGTCGACTCATCAGGTTCACTTGTAGTCTATTGTCCCGTCGATCTACCAGCCATCAACATAGCAATGAGCGGTGAGGACCCTTCTTATATACCTCTGCTGCCATCAGGATTCGCCATTTCTCCTGATGGCCGTCCTGACCAAGGAGATGGTGCATCAACAAGCTCTAATACACAAGGAAGCACGGCCAGGTTGAGCGGTTCACTAATTACAGTAGCATTTCAAATACTAGTCAGCAGCTTGCCATCTGCTAAACTGAACCTGGAGTCAGTGAATACTGTTAATAACCTTATTGGCACCACTGTCCAGCAAATTAAGGCTGCCATGAATTGTCCTAGTTCCTGA